CTTGACGAGGCGCTGGTGGCAGCCAAGGTGGATTTCCTCTTCAGTTGTTATCCCACTGAATTGCTGGTGGACGCGCAGAACAAGCCGTGCGGTGTGGTGATGGTCAACCGCTCCGGCCGCCAGGCGGTCCTTGCCAAGGTCATCATTGACGCCACGCCACGGGGCATCGTGGCGCGCATGGCGGGCGCCCAGTTCCAGCCGTATCCCGCCGGGGAATACGTCTTCCAACGGGTGGTCGTGGGCGGCGAACCGGTGGCGAACCCGAAGCTCACCGCACGCAAGTTGAGCCAGACTTACAAGTCGGTGCGCACGTTCAAGGACGGCTCCAAGGACGCGCCCGTGATCGAATACACGCTGCGCCTCCCGATGCGCGATGGCAGTTTCGCGTCCTTTGCCGAGGCCGATCACCAGGCGCGCGATTTGACGTGGCAATCCGGTCTCCTGGACGAATCAGAAATCCTGTTTCAAGTGCCGCCTGACCCGATGCGCGGCAAGAAAAGTATCACGCAACCATGGACAGGAGTCGCGGCGCTGGACCTGGATGCGTTCCGCCCGCATGGCACCAGCCGTTTTTACGTGCTGGGGGGATGCGCTGATTTGCCGCGCGATCAGGCCGCGCTCGTGTTGCGCCCGCTCGCGCTCATGGACCTGGGGTCGCGCGTGGGCAAAGCTGCCGCCGCCGAGGCCAAATCGTTGCCCGCGCCGGTCGGTCCGACGGTGGCGGCGGGCACCGCCATCCATGAGGCTCCCAAAACCAGCACGTTCACGGGCGAGTTGAGGGAAACGCTCACCGGCCTGCGCCCCGTCGAACGCAAAGCGGCGAAGCTGCATTCGCCGGAGCGGGCATTGCCAGTCCTGGGCATGTACGATTGCGTGGTGGTGGGCGGCGGCACGGGCGGCGCGCCCGCCGGCATCGGCGCAGCGCGGGGCGGCGCCAAGACCCTGCTGGTTGAGTATCTGCACGGCTTGGGCGGCGTGGGCACACTGGGCATGATCGGCTCGTATTATCACGGTTATCGCGGCGGATTCACCGCCGAGGTGGATAAGGGCGTGGCCACGATGCACGATCCGAAACGCCCCGCGCCGCGAACGGGCGCGTGGGAGATCAACCCCAAGGTGGAATGGTGGCGGCAAGCCAACCGCAAGGCCGGGGCCGAGGTTTGGTTCGGCGTACTCGGCTGCGGCGCGCTGGTGGAGAACGGCGTGGTCAAGGGCGTCATCCTCGTCACACCGGAAGGGCGTGGTGTGGTCATTGCCAAGACGGTGATTGATTCCACGGGCAACGCCGATGTCGCCGCCGCCGCCGGCGCGAAGTACGTCTATACGGATGCCGATGATGTCGGCGTGCAAGGCACGGGTTTGCCGCCGCGCGAGCTGGGCGGCGGCTCCATCAACACCGATTACATGTTCGCCGATGATACGGATGTCGTGGATTTCTGGCATCAATTCATCCTATCGCGCCAGCGTTTCCGGGGCGCGTATGATTTGGGGCAGCTCGTGGATACGCGGGAGCGCCGCCGCATCGTAGGGGACATCACGATTTCGCCCATGGACATCATCCTCGCCCGCACGTACCCGGATGCGCTGGTGTTGTCCAAGAGTAATTTCGACTCGCACGGGTTCACGGTGCATCCGTTGTTTGTGGCGATGCCGCCGGACAAGAAGGGCTTGAGCTTGTGCGTGCCGATGCGCGCGTTGTTGCCGCAGGGGTTGGATGGCATCCTGGTGACGGGCCTGGGCGTCAGCGCGCACCGCGACGCGATGCCGGTGATCCGCATGCAGCCGGACATCCAGAACCAGGGCTACGCGTGCGGCCGCGCCGCCGCGATGGTGGCCCACAGCGCGGACACGATCCGCAAAGTGGATATGAAAGCGTTGCAGAAGCATCTGGTGGAAGTCGGCATCATCCCGGAGGAGGCGCTCGCGTATAAAGACTCCTTCCCCATGCCGCTGGCGCGCGTGGCCGAAGCGGTGGCGCAGGTGACGAAAGCCGCCAACGCCACCAACGAGGTGGATGGCGTGATCCGGGATCGCGATGCGCTCGCCATCATTTTCGCGCAACCGCAGGATTCCATTGCGCTGTTGGAAAAGGCGCACGCCGCCGCCCAAGGCGAGAAAAAACTCGCCTACGCGCACATCCTGGCGATGCTCGGCAACGCCAGCGGCGGACCCACGTTGCTGGCGCACATCCGCAACGCCAAGGGCTTTGACACCGGCTGGAATTACAAGGGCATGAGCCAGTTTGGCCGCAGCTTGAGCGAGCTGGATTCATACATCGTCGCCTTGGGCCGCACCCACCAGCCCGGCGCGTTCGAGGTCATCGCCGAAAAAGCGCGCACGCTGGATGCCGCCAAGGAATTCTCGCATCACCGCGCCTGCGCCATGGCGTTCGAAACGATCGGCGACCGCCGCGCGGCGGGACTCCTCTTCCAAGTCCTCCAGCAACCCGGCATGATGGGGCACTCGACGACGACCATCGGTAGCGCCCAACAACAAATGCTGCCCGGCAAAACCGAAAACGTGCAGCGCAACGAATCCCTGCGCGAGATTGTGCTCGCGCGGGCGCTCTACCATTGCGGGGATCAGGACGGCCTGGGCGAAAAACTCCTCAAACAATACGCGGCGGACCTCCGCGGCCATTACGCTCGCCATGCCCAGGCGGTGTTGGACGCGGGCAAGCCGGGGAAATAAAGCTGCTGCCACGGGCGGGAACTTGGAGTGATTACAGGAGCACAGCGCAGACCTCCTGATGCGCTCCGAAATTGCTTATGGCGATCTTGCTTAAGCGGATCGATGCTTGGCGCTTTAACTTGCCCGACTTTCTTCCTGTCGTATTGAACCTTTTCTGGCAATCCGCATTCTACTGGGTATAAATGCTGGTAGTGGCGAATAGTGAACAATTGCCGGTGGAGCAAGCCAGGGCCGGGGAACCGGGGGCTTGGGACACGCTTTTCCACCGATACCAGTTGCCGCT
The sequence above is a segment of the Verrucomicrobiota bacterium genome. Coding sequences within it:
- a CDS encoding FAD-dependent oxidoreductase; translation: MSTMRNYFMGVALGGVLSVLPAFVARGTVTESAREIPIAKEVDVVVVGGSSGAASAAMAAAEAGARVFLLAPRSYLGEDMCSTLRLWLEESEQPQSPLARRIFAEPGEDDASVGGSGQRESNALDYSYTTSIPAVLKHRDTEPPSRLKDGLFTDSSRHSVQYNGDVAVIADLGSAKPVKEARVVCYYRADSDFNPGSVSVSTSADKVKWVEGGKFPCTAPVKEVLQMTLPIGASARYVKFDFQRVAGGKRLLLGEITLIGAGGEVAKPAAPVFQTSKSGESKGFVKLVKPMQAKRVLDEALVAAKVDFLFSCYPTELLVDAQNKPCGVVMVNRSGRQAVLAKVIIDATPRGIVARMAGAQFQPYPAGEYVFQRVVVGGEPVANPKLTARKLSQTYKSVRTFKDGSKDAPVIEYTLRLPMRDGSFASFAEADHQARDLTWQSGLLDESEILFQVPPDPMRGKKSITQPWTGVAALDLDAFRPHGTSRFYVLGGCADLPRDQAALVLRPLALMDLGSRVGKAAAAEAKSLPAPVGPTVAAGTAIHEAPKTSTFTGELRETLTGLRPVERKAAKLHSPERALPVLGMYDCVVVGGGTGGAPAGIGAARGGAKTLLVEYLHGLGGVGTLGMIGSYYHGYRGGFTAEVDKGVATMHDPKRPAPRTGAWEINPKVEWWRQANRKAGAEVWFGVLGCGALVENGVVKGVILVTPEGRGVVIAKTVIDSTGNADVAAAAGAKYVYTDADDVGVQGTGLPPRELGGGSINTDYMFADDTDVVDFWHQFILSRQRFRGAYDLGQLVDTRERRRIVGDITISPMDIILARTYPDALVLSKSNFDSHGFTVHPLFVAMPPDKKGLSLCVPMRALLPQGLDGILVTGLGVSAHRDAMPVIRMQPDIQNQGYACGRAAAMVAHSADTIRKVDMKALQKHLVEVGIIPEEALAYKDSFPMPLARVAEAVAQVTKAANATNEVDGVIRDRDALAIIFAQPQDSIALLEKAHAAAQGEKKLAYAHILAMLGNASGGPTLLAHIRNAKGFDTGWNYKGMSQFGRSLSELDSYIVALGRTHQPGAFEVIAEKARTLDAAKEFSHHRACAMAFETIGDRRAAGLLFQVLQQPGMMGHSTTTIGSAQQQMLPGKTENVQRNESLREIVLARALYHCGDQDGLGEKLLKQYAADLRGHYARHAQAVLDAGKPGK